Genomic segment of Vallitalea okinawensis:
CAAATACCCAACTAAAGAGTATCCCTTGGTTGGGTATTATTAATTCCATTTGATGTTAAGAATTTTTCAGCTTGTCATAAGCAAGTAAAGCTAATTCTTCCCATTTTTCAGAGTACTGGGCATCAATCACATACCAACCGGCTAAAGGAGGTTTATTCTTAAATGGATTGAGAAGTTCGTAGTCTGAAATAGTATAGGGCGTGAAATCAAATTCTTTACCAAGCTTGAATACCATTTTTTCTTTATAATAAAATGCAAATACTTTCTTATTGAAGGTTATAGCTGGAGATGACATCATCTTTCCATAAGCAATATCATCAATGTCTGTCACTAATTTTGCTGCAATATTATCATAGATCATCTTTGGTTCACTCATTATATCTCCTCCGATTTAAATTGCTAACTTATTATGATTTTACCCTATTGGAATAGTTGCAGTCAAATGAGTGATCATCCTTTTAACCTATAAATAAATTTATAATACTTTAATGCAATAACCATTCAGGTAAATAAGCTTTTGTATTATCAATCATAATATTGAAAAGCTCTGTTGACTCTTCTATAGATAATCTTTTCACCATAGGTTCATTGGCAAATATATTCATGATGCCTTGTTTATCTTGATTGAAGAATGCATGAATGAGGGCTTCTTGATTAATGGCATGTTGTAATACAAGATTTTGGACGTTAAGCGGCAAGTTGCCAGTTTGAACGGGCTTAACTGACCCGCTTTTAAAAACAGCATTTGTCTCAACAACAGCTCCTTTAGGTAGCCATGGTATCTGACCAGCGTTAGGTAGATTGACATTGGAAACGAATGATTTTAAGCCTAAGATAGATTTAATTTGCTGAACACCTTCTTCGCCTGATGGTGAAATAGTCAGCTCTTTCTTTCCTGCAATAATATCATTTGTTTCCTGATTTTTGTTTCTTAAGCTATTAATTCTTCTTTCCACTTTTGTCAACCAATAGATCCACTTTTCTTGGTCACTTTCATTTTTTAGGTACCATTGAGGAACAAATTCGATAAGGTGTCTATCGCCAGCTGCTGCAATAACTCCGTATCTTCTGAAAAGATCAAACTTTACTTTATGAGCATTTTTAAAAGGATCTCCTCTGTGTTCTTCTTTGATCAGTCCATGATCATAATATTTGTTAGCAAATTGAGTATAAATGGGTATTAGATCAATATCCTTGTAAAATGCCTCATCGATCCAAGTGAAATGATTAATACCAGAAACATTAACCTTAATTTGAGATCGATCAGTTAATCCTAAGTTGAGTTCTTCATTAAGTGCAGTCATTAACAATTCTTGTGTTCCAAATACTTCATGGCAGCACCCAAAGGCTTTAATTTGTGGGAAAACTTGATATAATGTTCTAACACATAAGGTCATAGGGTTGGTGTAATTGATGACCCAAGCATCTGGCGCATAATCCTTAATAGCATTGGCTATTTCTATATACATAGGAATGGTCCTTAAAGCTCTTATATAGCCACCAGGACCAACAGTATCACCAACCGCCTGATAGATGCCGTAACACTCAGGTGTATGAACATCGGAGTACATATCTTTTTCTATTGTCCCAGGAGTAATAGAAATAATAACGAAGTTTGCTCCCTCTAGGGCATCTTTAAGTGTATGGACTGCTTTATAATGCCATGTCGTTTTAGCGCCAGGTAAGTTATTAAACATATTACCGATAACTTCATTTTTCTTTGCAGCCTTTGTATCTATATCGTAAAGCCTAACTTCTCCACTGATTGACTCTTCAATAATTAAGTCAGACATAATTTTCCTAGCCCACTGCCTACTTCCTCCACCAATGTAAGCTATATTAATCTTGTTGCTTGTTCTTTTTTCGTGTGTATTCATATCAAAACTCCTTGCATGATAGTTAGTGACGTAATAATACCTAAGTGAAAAGTAAAGTTATGGGATTAACCCTTACTAGTTGTTTGATGTGGTTAATCCCGTTTTTTGAATCCATTATCTATTTCGATCAAGAGCTGTGTTATAAATCTCTACAAGTCTTTCCATCCCTATTTCGTTACACTTTGTTATATAATTGTTCCACCAAGTATCGTTTATTTGTGTATAAGCATTAGTTATAGCTTCTGCGAAAGCTTCATCTTGATAAAACTCAAGGTTAGTTTTGATGTTATTAATTTCATCTTGTTCTTCTGAAGTAAAGCTGACTGGTACACCTGGAACAAAATTAACCTCTCCCGATGCATAGGCCTCAAGATATATTTTTTCTATCTCATCTACAGGTGATTTACCAAATTCTTCACCATACTTGATGTGTCTGAAAGTATCATGAATAACGTCTGGTGTTATACCAATATTTAAGAAGCCATTATCGTAACGAGCAGTTTTACTATTGTTGTTAAAGTCTGCATAGATCAGGTCATTCCACTCTTTTGTTTCTTGATAAACGCGTATACCATCAACAGTATCAACAAGTTCAATTTGTTCGCCAATAATACCGTATGCATTTTGTATAATAAGCTCTTCAGTTAAGAAGGAATCCAGTACTGCGGCGGCAAGTTCAACATTTTTACTTGAGCTAGATATTCCGATACGACCTTTTCTCATAAAGTGAGTAGCTCGTTGGTCAAGTCGCTGGCCATCGAATTCTGTAGGCAACATAGGTACAAGCTCAAAACCTTCTGGCATATTAGGCTGATCATTAAAACCTATGGTGCTTGCACTCCATATGGTAAAGCCACCACGGTCTGAAGGGAAGTACATGTTTTTAGGATCGTCCTCAGTGAACAACTCCTTACTGAAAATACCTATATCATACCATCTAGAAGTTTCTGTTAAAGCGTGTCTGAACTCATTTGTGCTCCACCCATGGTAAAATTCTGAACCATCATCACTAATAATGACACGACCAGTTGCTCTACTTTCTGTACGAGCACCAAAAATTGGAGGTAGGTTTTGCTTTAATACCCATGCTTTGGAGACAAAAGGAACAGTGATACCGCCGGCTCCAAGGTTATTATCTTTGAATGCTAGTAATACTTCTTCAAGTTCCTCGGTAGTTTGAGGAACTTCCATACCTACTTTTTCCAGCCAATCTTTTCTGATCAAAGGTACATGGGTTGGTTTAAATCTCTCAGCAGAAGCAATTAAGAAGAGCTCTCCTTGGGGAGTGACGCTTGCTTCATAGATCTGTTGACCCAGTGGATGATTTTCAAAAAAGTTTTTTGTATTAGGCATTAAATCCATGTACTGATTAAGATCAACAAATGCTCCTTCATTAGCAAATTGAACCATGGCATCATTTAAATGGGCCACAGATATAATGTCAGAAGGAAATCCTTCAGTAGCATGTAAGTTAAGATCTGTAGTATCGTCTACATTTGGATTAGCAGTACCAATTAACTTGACACCTGTTGCTTCTTCATAAAAGTTTGCAAAAGTTGAATCTGTGGTAAAGGAAAATCCACCATCTTGTTTAGCAAAGATAGATATCTCAGCTGGTTCATTAACAATCTGGCCGAATGTACCATCATAAACAATATTTGAATCTGTTTTTTTAGTTTCTTTCTTCGTTTCCTTTTTTACTTCATCTTGATTATCGCTAGTTACATTAGTATCATCAGTTTTTTGTCCAGTACAAGCGATTAGACTGACTGATAAAGTAAGGATAAGTAATAAAGCTAAAATTCTTTTCAATTGAGTTCCTCCTCTTATTTTCATTTTACCCCCCGAAAAAGCTTCGGGATATAGATTTTATCTACAAGATCTTTTCTTTTATACAGTATTGTTTATTAAAAGAGTAGACCTATGTATTCAGCTTTTAACACCACCTAAGGTAATACCTTTGGTAAAGTGTCTCTGAACGTAAGGGTATACAATAACAACTGGTATAAGGGATAGTACCATGATTGCATACTTAAGTGTTGTATCATTATGTCCACCAGCTTCTATTTTAATGATTTCATTACTTGTATCATCAATATTCTCAGCTGTATACAAGAGCAAACGCCTTAAGATAATCTGAATAGGTTGTTTACTTTCTGTTTTGATCAATAGTGAGTACCAGAACCAAGAGTTCCAACTTGATAAAGCATAAAATAATGAGACAGTTGCTAAGATAGGTGATGATAAGGGGACAAAAATCTTTGTAAGAACCTGGGACTCACTTGCACCATCTATTGTTGCGGCTTCCACAAGTTCCTTTGGAAGAGAGTCGAAGTAGTTCCGTATGAGAATGATATTAAATGCGGAAATACCAAATCCTACAATCATTCCAAGGCGGGAGTCCCCCATGCCTAAATTAATGTAATTGAGATAACGTGGTATAGTTCCTGCTCCCAGCCACATGGTGAATAAAACGAAAAAGTTAAGAAATCGATTAAATAAGAAATTTTTTCTCGACATAACATAAGCCACCATAACAGAGATCACCATACAGTAAGCAGTACCTGCAAACATATAGAAAAAACTGTTGGCTAAGGAAACCCAAAGTGCTCGGTCAGAAAATAAATATTCATATGCACTAAAGGTCAAGTCTACTGGCAACAAAAATACTTGTTTACGATCAACAGCAATACCACTACTCAATGAAGCTGAAAGTACATATAGAAGGGGATAGAGTGCACCTATAATAGCAATAACCATCAGTATGTTGACAATATATCCAAATATAAGCTCCCCTTTAGATAATCCGTAATATTTTGTCTTCTTGAGTTTAAAACTTACCATAAAGATGTACCTCCGATTTTTTTAGATATTCTATTAGAAATATATACAAGGATGACAGCTACAACTGATTCAAAGAGACCAGCAGCTGTTGCCACATCAAGTTGATTAGCTCCTTGTAAACCGATTCGATAAATATATGATCCTAGAACATCTGCAACCTCATAGGTCTGTGGTTGATAAAGTAATATAGTCTTTTCAAATCCTATACTTAATAACTTACCTACTCGTAATATAAACATAATAATGATAGTAGAAGAAATACCAGGCAAAGTGATGTTCGTAATAACATGGAACTTATTAGCTCCATCGACTTTAGCGGCTTCATAGAGAGAAGGTGAGATCCCAAGTAGTGCAGCAAAATATATAATGGAGTCAAATCCTGCATTCTTCCATACACCTGACGCTATGTAAATGAATCTGTAGTACTCTGGCATAATCATAAAGTAAATGGGTTCGTCAATGATATGTAAACTCATAAGAATATTATTGATAACCCCTGTATCCGGAGAAAGTAGATTGATAACAAGACCTGCTACCACCAGTTCCGATATGAAGTGAGGCAGGTAAAGGACTGTTTGTGATACTTTTCTAAATAAATTGTTGCGAATTTCATTAAATAAGAGTGCCAAAATGATTGGTATAGGAAAAGCGAATATTAAACTATAGGCATTAATTAATAGAGTATTTTTTAGTGCCCTCAGGAACATGAATTTCCCCGAACCAGAGAAGATATACTTAAAGTTATCCAGTCCTACCCAAACACTGTCCCAAATTCCCTTAAAAGTACTATAATCCTTGAAGGCAATTTGCAGGCCGTAAAAGGGCAGATAATGAAATATAAGATAATAAATAATTGCTGGTAAAGCTAAAAAATAAAATAGCTTTTGATGTTTAAAGGAATATTTAAGCTTTGTACCAAAAGTTACTTTTTTTGTACTACTTCTAAGTGGTTTCACCATATGATTAGCCATATCATAACTCCTTTTCATATTAATGTTTTGTAGCCATTTTAAGATAGGCTGAATAGATAACACTGTAAATTAGACCAAATGTAAATGGCTCGATAACAAATTTTAAAATTTCATTTTCATATAGGTATTGATTCGTAAAGACGACAGTAAAGGTAATAACAAAGTTAGAAAAAAAGTTAAGTAGTAAATTAAGATATCTGTTTGTAAGGACATATCTTAAAGATTGATTGCTTATTGTCGTCATGTAAAGCCTGTTACCAGCAAATTCGGTTAATATAAATGAGCATATAAATATGAAGGGCAGGTTTGATAATGATGTCCCTACAAAGTAGGATAAACCACCAATATACCAATATAACAGAAATTTTAATGTTTTCTGTTTATAAAAAATATTTTGTCTTTTTATATTGATCATAATAATCCCCATCTCTTATCATTAAATAAGTGCATTAACAAGTTATCACTTATCTTTATATTAATTTAAGATACATAACACTTTCTACTTATTTATTGCTGATTTGAATAAAAACCTCCGCATATCATGTCTTGATTAACCTAAATTATTAACAAAATAAGTGAATATTAATAAATAATTATAATAAAGCAGATAAAAATTTGAAAATATAGCTACTAACACAAATTTTGGAGTAATCAATTAAGTTCTTTATAAACGATTAATAATCAATGTGATACCATAATAAATAACCCTAACATATAATAATTCTGAAATAATTTTATTATAAAGATAAAATGTATTTATTATTTATGGAGGATTTAGAAGTACTATCAAAATAATATCATGTACTACGTGATATTATAATTAATTTGGAGTGAAGATAAGTTAAATATGAGTTGATATTAGAATATTCAGAAAAAAATTAATCATTCAAAAAAGTAGACTAAGACCTATAGTTACAGGTCTTAGTCTACTTTATGATAGTGAAAAAATATCATGTTTAGTCTGATTTCTATATTTAGTAGGTGACATGCCTACTTTTTCAGCAAATACTCTATTGAATTGAGACAGGCTACCGAAGCCACAAAGCTCAGCTATTTTTATAATCTTATAATTAGTTTCAAGTAGTAAGTGACAAGATTTTTTGACTCGAGTGAGTTGAATATACTCAGTAACACTAAAATGAGTGTATTCTTTGAATTTCCTAGATAAATAATGTGGGCTAATAAAAAACTTTTCTGATAGACTGTTTAGTGTTATTTTGTCACAATAGTGATTGTGAATATAGATTGTTAAATCTTCTATCTTCTTAGTAATGGTATCTTTCTCAATATCCTCATTGGTATAAACATTATTATCTATATACTTTTTTATGGTATATAATAATTTTAAAAGTGTATTTTGATACATGATTTCCATAGCAGGATCCTTCTTACGAGAATAGGTATAGAATTCATTGATGAGATCAATAATAACTCTTTTTTCTGGGTTATTAAACCTTAAAACGGGTATAGGTTTTTGAAAAATAGTCAGAATCCATTGCAATTGACTATTGAATGCAAAAGACAAATAATCTTTATTAAAGCTTAAAAGTAATCTCTTATTTTTTTTGCTTAGATAATTAGACTTATGTAGTTGATACCTATCAATAAGTACAAAGTCATAGGTATTCAGGCGATAGCTGGACCCATTAACGATAAAATTACACTCACCATCTAAAAAAATAAATATTTCATAGTAAGGATGAAAATGCTGATACTCCATATTCTTTAACTCTTTTCTAATATGAAAATCAAGGTCAAAGAATAGATTTTCAGTTATAAAAGAATGGTGAAGTTTCTCCTTAAAAAAAATTGTATCAGACATAAGTTAACTCCTTGTTATAAATTTAAGTGTTATTATATATAAGCTGTATATAGACACGTTAAGCAAATACTATAATTTTATAGTTTGGCTATTAACCAGTACATAATTTTATTATAATAAATAAAAGGTAAATAATCTAGGAAAGAATTAATCTATAAGCCGTATTAAGGAGGGGTAAAGTTGAAAATTGTTATTATTGGTTGTTCTGGGCATTATGGTTATGCCCTAGATGGTATTTCTTTTAATAATAAATATACCATTGTAGGTATTTCACCTGGTGTAGAAGAAGAGAACATTGATAAGATATATGAAAAAGTGAGAAAAGATCATCAAGAGGTTAGGGTATATAAAGATTATCTGAGAATGATAGAGGAATTAAATCCAGAAATAGCAGTAGTCAATACATATTGTACCAAGAATGAAGAAATTGTCATTAATCTTCTTCAAAGAGACATTCATCTTTTCATAGAGAAACCACTTACCACATCAATGGATTCACTGTGCAAGATAAAGGACGCTTATAGTAAGAGTAAAAGTCATCTCTGTTCCATGATGGGTATTCGCTATCATGCTGCTTTTCTTACAGCCTATCAAATAGTTAAAGAAGGTGGTATTGGTAAAGTTAAGCTGATCAATGCTCAGAAATCCTATAAATTAGGTCAACGAGGCAACTTTTATGAAAAAAGAGATTATTATGGCGGTATTTTACAATGGGTAGGTATTCATGGGATTGACTGGATCTATTATTTCAGTGGGCAAGAGTTTAGTTCCGTTTATGGTAGGTCCAGCGAATTAATAGAGAAAGATGGAAATGAAATAGAGATGTCAGGAGTATGTCAATTTGAACTAACCAATGGGGTATATGCTACACTAGTTACTGATTTTTATAGACCTGAAACAGCAAACAGTCATGATGACGATCGATTAAGGGTTGTAGGGACTAAGGGGATTATAGAAGTTAGAGATAATCAAGTGTTTGTAATGAGTAATGATAGAGAAGGTTCACAAGAGATTCATCTCCTTGAAGAAAAGAATATTTTTGAGGATTTCTTAGAATCTATCGAAGGAAATAAAACATGTTTTGTATCATCAGCAGAGGTTTTTGAGGTGACTAAAGCATCTATATATGCTAAAGAATCAGCCGATCATAATAAAATTATGTTTTGGAATGAGGTCAATTAGGTAATAAAGAAAATTAACTTGCTTTTAGTTGATGAAATATGATGTAAAAAGACCCCTTGTTAAGTCATGATATAGCAACAAGGGGCTTATGTACTTCTATTTTCCTACATAGATTTTAAGCGAATAGATATAATTTCATTAGGTTCATAAGGTACTTGGATCATACCGTGCTCCAATGTTAAAGATTGCTGGGTTTCTTCTATTAGGTTACATAGCCAAGCTTCTTTAACTGGAAAATTCAATTTTATTTTAGCTATACCTTTAGAACTATAAGTTTCTACTAGGCGTAAAATGATATCCTTTGTACCATCTTCAGATAGTTTAAAAGCTTGGCACTGTAATGCCTTTGTATCTAGAGATAAAGGAGCTTCAAAATCTTCTTTAGTCTTCTTATTAGGATAAACTTGTAGTGGCCAGTTTAGAGCATAAGCTTCTTCAACGAGACCATCATTTTGCCATTGACCACCATGTGTCATAAGAGAATAAGTAAAATAATGCTCTTTTCGATCACTGTCTCGATCGGGGCGAATAGGTGCTCTTAAAAGGCTTAAACCAATAATATTATCTTCTACATGGCAGCCATATTTGCAATCATTTAATATACTCACCCCAAAAATTCCTTCGCTCATACCAACCCATTTATGGCATGGTACTTCAAATCTGGCCTGTTCCCAAGTTGTGTTTTGATTGTTATAACGTTGAAGGACACCAGCAGAGGTATCCACGTCATAAACACGAGCATACACGTCAACAGGGAAGAGTACTTTCAAAAGTTTTTGATCTTCTTGCCAATCAACCCAAGTTTCAAAATCAATACGAGGATGTTCTGCATATAGGCGAATAATTTGACAAGCCTTACTATTCGAAAATTTACGTTCCATTCGTAATGCAATTGAAATAGGTCCATCTTCAACAACTTGTATGTTTTTCCAATGGGGAAGAGCTATAGGGTATTCCTCATAATTTTTAAGTATATCCCAGGCGTTATATTTACCTGGACGGTCATCGTATAGTGCCCATTGATTAACTGTTTCTCCTTCCCTAATCACATTACGGAAACGTATCTTATCATATATATTGATGATCTCTCCTTGTGTATTGATTTCTATGCGATAA
This window contains:
- a CDS encoding family 4 glycosyl hydrolase produces the protein MNTHEKRTSNKINIAYIGGGSRQWARKIMSDLIIEESISGEVRLYDIDTKAAKKNEVIGNMFNNLPGAKTTWHYKAVHTLKDALEGANFVIISITPGTIEKDMYSDVHTPECYGIYQAVGDTVGPGGYIRALRTIPMYIEIANAIKDYAPDAWVINYTNPMTLCVRTLYQVFPQIKAFGCCHEVFGTQELLMTALNEELNLGLTDRSQIKVNVSGINHFTWIDEAFYKDIDLIPIYTQFANKYYDHGLIKEEHRGDPFKNAHKVKFDLFRRYGVIAAAGDRHLIEFVPQWYLKNESDQEKWIYWLTKVERRINSLRNKNQETNDIIAGKKELTISPSGEEGVQQIKSILGLKSFVSNVNLPNAGQIPWLPKGAVVETNAVFKSGSVKPVQTGNLPLNVQNLVLQHAINQEALIHAFFNQDKQGIMNIFANEPMVKRLSIEESTELFNIMIDNTKAYLPEWLLH
- a CDS encoding type 2 periplasmic-binding domain-containing protein, with amino-acid sequence MKRILALLLILTLSVSLIACTGQKTDDTNVTSDNQDEVKKETKKETKKTDSNIVYDGTFGQIVNEPAEISIFAKQDGGFSFTTDSTFANFYEEATGVKLIGTANPNVDDTTDLNLHATEGFPSDIISVAHLNDAMVQFANEGAFVDLNQYMDLMPNTKNFFENHPLGQQIYEASVTPQGELFLIASAERFKPTHVPLIRKDWLEKVGMEVPQTTEELEEVLLAFKDNNLGAGGITVPFVSKAWVLKQNLPPIFGARTESRATGRVIISDDGSEFYHGWSTNEFRHALTETSRWYDIGIFSKELFTEDDPKNMYFPSDRGGFTIWSASTIGFNDQPNMPEGFELVPMLPTEFDGQRLDQRATHFMRKGRIGISSSSKNVELAAAVLDSFLTEELIIQNAYGIIGEQIELVDTVDGIRVYQETKEWNDLIYADFNNNSKTARYDNGFLNIGITPDVIHDTFRHIKYGEEFGKSPVDEIEKIYLEAYASGEVNFVPGVPVSFTSEEQDEINNIKTNLEFYQDEAFAEAITNAYTQINDTWWNNYITKCNEIGMERLVEIYNTALDRNR
- a CDS encoding carbohydrate ABC transporter permease, whose protein sequence is MVSFKLKKTKYYGLSKGELIFGYIVNILMVIAIIGALYPLLYVLSASLSSGIAVDRKQVFLLPVDLTFSAYEYLFSDRALWVSLANSFFYMFAGTAYCMVISVMVAYVMSRKNFLFNRFLNFFVLFTMWLGAGTIPRYLNYINLGMGDSRLGMIVGFGISAFNIILIRNYFDSLPKELVEAATIDGASESQVLTKIFVPLSSPILATVSLFYALSSWNSWFWYSLLIKTESKQPIQIILRRLLLYTAENIDDTSNEIIKIEAGGHNDTTLKYAIMVLSLIPVVIVYPYVQRHFTKGITLGGVKS
- a CDS encoding ABC transporter permease; translated protein: MANHMVKPLRSSTKKVTFGTKLKYSFKHQKLFYFLALPAIIYYLIFHYLPFYGLQIAFKDYSTFKGIWDSVWVGLDNFKYIFSGSGKFMFLRALKNTLLINAYSLIFAFPIPIILALLFNEIRNNLFRKVSQTVLYLPHFISELVVAGLVINLLSPDTGVINNILMSLHIIDEPIYFMIMPEYYRFIYIASGVWKNAGFDSIIYFAALLGISPSLYEAAKVDGANKFHVITNITLPGISSTIIIMFILRVGKLLSIGFEKTILLYQPQTYEVADVLGSYIYRIGLQGANQLDVATAAGLFESVVAVILVYISNRISKKIGGTSLW
- a CDS encoding AraC family transcriptional regulator, whose amino-acid sequence is MSDTIFFKEKLHHSFITENLFFDLDFHIRKELKNMEYQHFHPYYEIFIFLDGECNFIVNGSSYRLNTYDFVLIDRYQLHKSNYLSKKNKRLLLSFNKDYLSFAFNSQLQWILTIFQKPIPVLRFNNPEKRVIIDLINEFYTYSRKKDPAMEIMYQNTLLKLLYTIKKYIDNNVYTNEDIEKDTITKKIEDLTIYIHNHYCDKITLNSLSEKFFISPHYLSRKFKEYTHFSVTEYIQLTRVKKSCHLLLETNYKIIKIAELCGFGSLSQFNRVFAEKVGMSPTKYRNQTKHDIFSLS
- a CDS encoding Gfo/Idh/MocA family protein, with the protein product MKIVIIGCSGHYGYALDGISFNNKYTIVGISPGVEEENIDKIYEKVRKDHQEVRVYKDYLRMIEELNPEIAVVNTYCTKNEEIVINLLQRDIHLFIEKPLTTSMDSLCKIKDAYSKSKSHLCSMMGIRYHAAFLTAYQIVKEGGIGKVKLINAQKSYKLGQRGNFYEKRDYYGGILQWVGIHGIDWIYYFSGQEFSSVYGRSSELIEKDGNEIEMSGVCQFELTNGVYATLVTDFYRPETANSHDDDRLRVVGTKGIIEVRDNQVFVMSNDREGSQEIHLLEEKNIFEDFLESIEGNKTCFVSSAEVFEVTKASIYAKESADHNKIMFWNEVN